A window of the Coleofasciculaceae cyanobacterium genome harbors these coding sequences:
- the uraD gene encoding 2-oxo-4-hydroxy-4-carboxy-5-ureidoimidazoline decarboxylase — protein MKEKQYAIAKLNNLSQEEFTAILGEIWEETPEIAEQAWQNRPFDNLEALYQAMLTVVNKMSEAKQVALIKAHPDLGSKTKMPEASVQEQAGVGLDRLSKSEYQRFQALNQAYKDKFGFPFIIAVKNHSKESVLTAFETRLKNSLEPEKQEALAQISKIARLRLETIIEE, from the coding sequence ATGAAAGAGAAGCAATATGCGATCGCAAAATTAAATAATCTGTCTCAGGAGGAGTTTACTGCTATTTTAGGTGAGATTTGGGAAGAAACACCCGAAATTGCGGAGCAGGCTTGGCAAAACAGACCTTTTGACAATTTGGAAGCTTTATATCAGGCTATGCTTACCGTAGTCAACAAGATGAGTGAAGCTAAACAGGTAGCCTTAATTAAAGCTCATCCCGATTTGGGTAGCAAAACTAAGATGCCAGAGGCTTCGGTACAAGAACAAGCAGGAGTTGGTTTAGATCGCCTATCTAAGTCAGAATATCAGCGTTTTCAAGCTCTCAATCAGGCTTATAAAGATAAGTTTGGCTTTCCCTTTATTATTGCGGTCAAAAATCATAGCAAAGAAAGTGTGTTGACCGCGTTTGAAACTCGTTTAAAAAATAGCCTAGAACCAGAAAAACAAGAGGCTTTAGCCCAAATTAGTAAAATTGCCCGTTTGCGGCTAGAAACCATAATTGAAGAGTAA
- the uraH gene encoding hydroxyisourate hydrolase, which yields MSGKLTTHVLNTANGCPAEGIAIALWQLDLNVDSKTLLKTVKTNHDGRTDEPLLAEDLQAGIYELIFSVGNYFARYGNYPDPLFLDQIPIRFGISDIQLHYHVPLLVSPWSYSTYRGS from the coding sequence ATGTCAGGTAAATTGACGACTCACGTTTTGAATACGGCAAATGGTTGTCCTGCTGAAGGAATTGCGATCGCTCTTTGGCAACTCGATCTCAACGTAGATTCTAAAACTTTATTAAAAACCGTCAAAACTAATCATGACGGACGTACTGATGAACCTCTATTAGCAGAAGACTTGCAAGCGGGAATATATGAACTAATCTTTTCCGTAGGTAATTATTTTGCTCGCTATGGAAACTATCCCGATCCGCTTTTTTTAGACCAGATTCCGATTCGTTTTGGCATTAGTGATATCCAACTTCACTATCATGTACCTCTACTAGTTTCGCCTTGGTCTTACAGTACCTATCGAGGAAGTTGA
- the hpxO gene encoding FAD-dependent urate hydroxylase HpxO, with product MYDLKAIIIGSGMAGLAAGIAMRQAGYEVEIYEKTRKLRPAGAGISLWSNGIKILNKLGLGKEVAAIGGQMNRMEYRNNQGEVLNDVNLIPLMEQVGQRPYPVSRTDLQEMMLNAFGKSDVKMGMRCVEVKQDADSATAIFEDGSTATGDVVIGADGVHSVVRSYLNGGKIEPRYAGYVNWNGLVEASPDLAESDVWVIYVGDGKRASMMPVGGNRFYFFMGCPKPQGTKTAPENIRAELKEIFAGWAQPVQNLIEKLDPEQVNRLEIGDIDPLPNLVEGRIALVGDSAHATTPTLGQGGCQAMEDAEVLCRYLITTNISVEDALKRYEAERKDRVAQLVLKARKRTDTIYNKEPDLTRQWYEQLKQENAQDVTGAIAKIILGGPLH from the coding sequence ATGTACGACTTAAAAGCGATTATTATCGGTTCGGGAATGGCTGGTTTAGCAGCAGGTATTGCGATGCGCCAAGCGGGATACGAAGTAGAGATTTATGAAAAAACCAGAAAATTGCGTCCTGCGGGGGCAGGTATTTCTTTGTGGTCGAATGGAATTAAAATTCTGAATAAATTAGGGCTGGGCAAAGAAGTTGCTGCTATAGGCGGACAAATGAACCGCATGGAGTATCGTAACAATCAAGGAGAGGTTTTAAATGATGTCAACTTGATACCTTTGATGGAACAGGTAGGACAACGACCTTATCCCGTGTCGCGTACTGACTTACAGGAGATGATGCTCAACGCCTTCGGCAAATCTGACGTGAAGATGGGAATGCGCTGTGTGGAAGTTAAGCAAGATGCAGATAGTGCTACGGCCATCTTTGAAGATGGTAGTACTGCTACAGGAGACGTAGTTATTGGTGCAGATGGCGTACATTCAGTAGTCCGTAGCTATCTCAACGGAGGTAAAATTGAACCGCGTTATGCTGGTTACGTTAATTGGAATGGTTTGGTAGAGGCTAGTCCAGATTTAGCTGAAAGTGATGTCTGGGTAATTTATGTTGGCGACGGTAAACGAGCTTCGATGATGCCTGTAGGGGGTAATCGTTTCTACTTCTTTATGGGCTGTCCTAAACCACAAGGAACAAAAACAGCTCCAGAAAATATCCGCGCCGAATTAAAAGAAATTTTTGCTGGGTGGGCGCAACCAGTGCAAAATTTAATTGAAAAGTTAGACCCAGAACAGGTTAACCGTTTGGAAATAGGTGATATCGATCCTTTGCCTAATTTAGTTGAAGGTAGAATTGCCCTAGTAGGAGATTCGGCTCATGCTACGACTCCCACTTTGGGACAGGGAGGTTGTCAGGCGATGGAAGATGCAGAAGTATTGTGTCGCTATTTAATCACAACCAATATTAGCGTTGAAGATGCCCTCAAACGTTACGAAGCAGAACGTAAAGATAGGGTAGCACAGCTAGTTTTAAAAGCCCGCAAGCGCACCGATACTATTTATAACAAAGAACCAGATTTGACTCGGCAGTGGTACGAACAATTAAAACAAGAAAATGCTCAAGATGTGACAGGCGCGATCGCTAAAATTATTTTAGGAGGTCCGTTACATTAA